From Malaciobacter mytili LMG 24559:
GATTGGTTACAAAAAAGATTTCACTCTCCTAAATGGATGCATGAAAAAGGTTTCTCACTTGCAAAATGGTGGCAAGGAGTATTACAAGAAGAAAAAACTTATTCTTCAAGTCCTATTAGAGCTTTATGGGTTCAAGGTACAGGTATTACTTCTATGGCACAAACTGCAAAAGTTCAAGAAGCTTTAGATAAATTAGATTTATTAGTTGTTGCAGAACCTTTTGTAAATGAAGCAGCAGTAATTACAAGTAAAACTGATAATATTTATATTTTACCAGTGTGTACACAGTTTGAAACAGAAGGAAGTGTAACTGCTACAAATAGATCTTCTCAATGGAGAAGTAAAGTAGTAGATCCTTTATATGAAAGTAAAACTGACCATGATGTAATGTTTGAATTTGCTAAAAAATTTGGTTTTTATGATGAATATGTAAAAGCTATGAAAATGGATATTGTTGATGGTGAACCAAAAGTAGTAAAAGATAGTTTTATTTGGCCAGATGATGCAGCTAATGAGTTAGCAAGAACAATTAAAACAATTGGTCTTGGTGGATGGACAGCAAAAAGATTAAGAGAACACCAAGAAAATTGGCATTTATTTGATCCTTTAACTTTAAAAGGTTCTGGAAAAATGAAAGGTCAGTATTATGGTTTACCTTGGCCTTGTTGGGATACAAAACACCCAGGAAGTCCTATTTTATATGATGTAACAACACCTGTTAGTAAAGGCGGTATGGGATTTAGAAATAGATTTGGTTTAGAACATGAGGGTGTTTCTCAATTACCTGATGAAAGAGTAACAGTTAAAGGTTCAAAAATCAAAGGTGGATACCCTGAAATTACAAAAGATAATATTGAAAAAGTTTTAGGTATTACTTTAACAAAAGAAGAAAAAATAAAAATTGGAGCAAATTGGAAAGTAGATTTTAGTGGAATTATTCAAGAAAAGTGTAATGAAGCTGAAGTTTGTGTGTATGGAAATGCAAAAGCAAGAGCAAAAGTTTGGACATTCCCAGACCCAATTCCAAAACATAGAGAACCAATTCACTCTCCAAGACATGATTTAGTTCAAAAATATCCAACTTATGAGGATCAAAAAAATAACTTTAGGGTTGATGTAAGATTTAAATCAGAGCAAACAGCTCAAGATTGGTCAAAAGAGTTCCCTACAATGCTAGTTACTATGAGAGTTGTAAACTTAAGTGGGGCTGGTATGTTAGAAAGAACAAGTAAGTACCTTTCTCATATTACTCCTGAAATGTTTGCTAATATCAATCCTGAATTAGCTGCTGATTATGGAATAAGAAATGGGGATATGATGTGGTTACATTCACCACAAGGAACAAAAATTAAAGTAAAAGCTATTTATAGTCATAGTGTTACGCCAGATAGAATTTGTTTACCATATAACTTTGCAGGAGTGATGCAAGGTGTGGATATGAGTGCTAATTATCCAGAGGGAACAAAACCTTATACAATAGGTGAAAGCTCAAATACTATTACAAATTATGGCTTTGATATTATTACACAAATTCCAGAATTCAATGCTGGTTTATGTAAAATTGAAAGAGCATAGGAGTAGGTTATGAGTGAAATGTCAAGAATGAAATTTTATTGTGATGAGGATAGATGTATTGAGTGTTTTGCTTGTTCTGTAGGTTGTGCAGAAGCTCATGAATTACCAAGTGGAATTAGCAGAAGAAAAGTAATCACATTAAATGAAGGAATAGAAGGGCTTGAATACTCTTTATCAATAGCTTGTATGCATTGTACAGATGCACCTTGTGAGCAAGTATGTCCAGTTGATTGTTTTTATATAAGAGAAGATGGAATTGTTCTTCATGATAAAGAGAAATGTATAGGTTGTGGATATTGTTTATATGCTTGTCCATTTGGTGCACCTCAATTTCCAAGAGATGGAGCTTTTGGAACAAAAGGGGCGATGGATAAATGTACAATGTGTGCTGGAGGTCCTTTAGAAACTAATTCAAGTGAAGAAAGACACCTTTATGGACAAAATAGAATTGCTGAGGGGAAAGTTCCTTTATGTGCTGCTGTTTGTTCAACAAATGCTTTATTGGTTGGAGATTCTCAAAAGGTTTCTGAAATTTATAGAACAAGAGTCTTATCAAGAGGGCATAATCATATAGCTAAAACTCCTAAATCATGGAGTTCGGCATATGGTTCATAAAAGAAAGTAATAATATGAAATTTAAATATTTAGTTTTATTATTTTTTACAATAACTTCACTAGCATTTGCTAGTGAAAGTTCAATTTATGGTGAAGATTTAATAAAAAATATTTTAGGTTATGATAAAAAAGAGTCTTTGCATTTAGGATATTATTTCACACTTTTACAAAGTAAATATTTTCAACCACTATTTTTAGGTGTATTAATTGGGGTACCAACAGCCTTTTTTATACATTATAAAATTATTGGTCCAATGATTTTTTCTCATGATAGAAAAAAGATTTATGTTTTTTCAGTTTTCAATAGAGTAGTTCATACCATAGCTGCAATTGCCTTTATACTACTTATACCAACAGGAGTAGTTATGATGTTTGGTGATTTTTTTGGTGGTGGTACATTTGTAAGAGCAAATAAAGAAATTCATGCTATTGCAACCTTACTTTTTATTATTTCAGTTATACCTATGTTTTTTATGTGGGTAAAAGATATGCTTCCTACAAGTGATGATATTAAATGGATGATGATTGTAGGAGGATATTTAAATAAAAGAAAAGATCCAGTACCAGCAGGTAAATTTAACGCAGGTCAAAAATCTTGGTTTTTAGTTGCGACTCTTGGTGGGATTATTATGATTTTAACGGGCGCAATTATGTATTTTCAAGATTTTAAACTTGATTTTATTGTGCAAATGGGCTTGTCTCAAATTGATTTATTAAGAGGTAGTGCAATTGTACATAATATTTTAGGACTTGCTGTTTTAGCTCTTTTTTTAGTACATATTTATATGTCTGTTTTTGCAATTAAAGGTGCAATTCATAGTATAATTACTGGCTATAAAGAGGAAGAGGAATTAGAAATTTTACATAGTTCTTACTATAAAAAATTAAAAAAAGAACAAAAAGTATAAAAAAGTATAAAAAAATCCTCTCAAAATTGAGAGGATTTCTTCAAAATTTTAAAAAATTTCAAAAAATTTCAAAATTTGTTAAAAATTGATTTAAATCAAGAAAATAAAGGATAAAGATTATTAAATAATAAATTAGTATTTAAATATGCAAAAATTGCATATTTTTGAAATTGTGGAATTTAGGGAGTATCTAAAAAAGTAAAAATAACAAAAAAAAAACAGCTAAAAAAAGTAAAAAAAAATTAACAAAAAAATATGTTCCTATTTTTTACATTATTAAATTATAAATAGGCATAAAGTACCTATATAAAGTTATAGACTAAGTTTTCTTTAAAGTTAGTAGCTTTAAAATTAGTAAATAATAATTGACCAAAAATAAAAAATAGATATTGAATATGGTAAAAAATATGACAATTTTTATCCTATTTAACTCTATATAATAATTTTATTTTTGTTAAGGATAAAAAATGAAAGAGCAAGAAGTTAATAAAGCAAGAGCTGTTTATTATAAAATTTTTAGTAACTTTTTTGTTTATACACCAGATATAAATAAATATTTTCAACTTTTAAATTTAATTGAGTTAGTAAAAAACAACTCTTTAGATGAATATTCTGCACAAGCTTTTGAAAATATCTTAAAAAAACTTCAAAAAGATTCTAATATTGTATTATTAAAAGAGTATGATGATATTTTCCATAATCCACAAACAACTCAAATAAGAACAACTGCTTCATATTATGATGAAAAAGTTGAAAGTGGTAAAAAAAGAGTTCAAATGTTGGATTTTCTAGCAAAAACTAAAATAAGAAGAGATGAAAAGAGATTTTCTGAATATGAAGATTCTATTGGATTTATCTTAACTGTTCTATCTGAACTAGCTTTTTTAGTAAGTGAAGGTGAAGAACAATATAAAACTTTACAACACTGTATGTTTAGTGATATTTTAAATGAATTTGTAGATGAATTATCAAAAGCAATTTATGAGCATGAAAAAGCAGATATTTACAAAGATGTAATAGTTGCTTTATTATCTTTTATGGAATTTGAAAGATTATATTTTGGTATTTCAAGAGCAAAACCAAAAGAAGTAATAAAAGAAGAAGTATGCGAAGAAGTTATTTCAAAAGAAGAACTTGAAAGAAGAGCTAGAAATAAAGCAGCAAAAGCTGCTGGTGCAAAAGTACAAGAAGATGTTTTTATAGCTTCTTCAAACGAAGAAATATAGGCCTTTTAAAGAGGCCAAAAAAGAGTAAGTTGTTACTTTTTTTTGGTCTCTTTGAGACTGAAAAAACAATAAGGATCAACTATGCAAAGTGATAGAAGACAGTTTGTCAAAAAAAGTGCAATGGTTGTTGGTGCAAGTGTAGCTGTTGGTGCTACTACACTGGCTGCAAGTGGAAAAAGCTATAAAACAGCTGATTCTAATGGTGTTGTTGTAGGTAACTCTCCTAAAAAAGAGATTACTTATAAAAAAACTCAAGCTTGGGAAGATTATTACAATCAAGCAAAATAGATAAAAGGTGTTAGTATGTCAAGTAGTACATATGAAGCACTAAAAGCTAAAGTAGGTAGAAGATCATTTATTAAAATGGCTGCACTTGCGACTGCTTCTAGTGCTGTAAGCGCTTTTGCAAACAATGATGGAGTTACTAGAGAAGCTACTAGTGAAGAGGTTAAAAATCCTTTTCCAGGTTCTAAAAAAGTAAAAACTATCTGTACTGCATGTTCTGTTGGATGTGGTATTATTGCAGAAGTTCACAATGGTGTGTGGGTAAGACAAGAGGTTGCACAAGACCATCCTGTATCTTTAGGAGGTCATTGTTGTAAAGGTGCTGATATGATTGATATGGTTAGGTCTGAAGTTAGACTTAAACATCCAATGGTAAAAGAAAAAGGGCAATGGAAAAGAATTTCTTGGGATGAAGCTTATGATAGAATCTCAACAAAAATGAAAGCTTTAAGAGAAAAAGAAAGCCCTGATTCAACAATGTTCTTAGGATCAGCAAAAATGAGTACAGAGCAAGCTTACTATTTTAGAAAGTTTGCAGCAATGTATGGAACAAATAATATAGATCATCAAGCAAGAATCTGACATAGTGCAACAGTTGCCGGTGTGGCAAATACATGGGGTTATGGCGCTATGACGAACTCTTTAGGTGATATACAAAATGCTAAGTCAATTATTATTTTTGGTGCAAATCCAGCAGTAAACCACCCAGTTGGTTTTGGACATTTCTTAAAAGCAAAAGAGAGAAATAATGCACAAATTATAGTAGTAGATCCAGTATTCACTAAAACAGCTGCAAAAGCTGATTATTTCTGTCAAATTAGACCAGGTACGGATATTCCATTTATGTATGGTATGTTACATATTATATTTAAAAATGGTTGGCAAAACGATAGCTTTATCAATGATAGAGTTTATGGAATGGATTTAATTAAAGAAGAAGCAAAAAAATGGACTCCTGAAAAAGTTGCTGATGTAACAGGTGTTTCAGCTGAAAAATTAATTCAAATTACAACTGTTTATGCTAAAAATACTCCAGGTACATTAATTTGGGCTATGGGATTAACACAACATACTATTGGTTCATCAAATACTAGAATTGCTCCAATTGTTCAATTAGCATTAGGAAATATGGGTACTGCTGGTGGTGGAACAAATATTCTAAGAGGGCACGATAATGTTCAAGGTGCTACTGATATGGGATGTTTATCTGATACATTACCAGGTTATTATGGATTAGCAGATGGTTCTTGGAAATATTTTGCTAGTCAATGGAATATAGATTATGATTGGTTAAAAAATCAGTTCCAATCTCCTGAATGGATGAATAAAAAAGGATTTACTCTTGCTAGATGGTGGGCAGGTGTATTAGATGGTAAAGATGGAAATGATAAAATTCATAATGGTAAAACAAAGTTAAAAGCTCTGTTTGTAATGGGTAATGGTATTACTTCTGTTGCACAACAAGCAAAAATAAAAGAAGGTTTAGATAATTTAGAACTTTTAGTTTTAGCTGACCCTTTTGTAAATGAAGCTGGAGTTTTAACAGATAAACAAGATGATGTATTCCTTTTACCTGCTGCAACACAATTTGAAACAAGTGGTTCTGTTACAGCAACAAATAGATCTGTTCAATGGAGAACTCAAGTAGTTGAGCCATTATATGAATCAAAACCAGATCAAGATATTTTATTTGAATTATCAAAAAGATTAGGTTTTTATGATCAATATACAGCAGCATTAAGAAATGGAAAAGATAGTTTTACTTGGCCAGAAGATGCTACAAGAGAAATTGCAAAAATTATTAAAACTATTGGTCTTACAGGATGGACTCCTGAAAGAATTAAAAAACATACTGATAACTGGCATATGTTCGACCAAGTATCTTTAAGAGGATATGGTGCTATGAAAGGTGAATATTATGGTTTACCTTGGCCTTGTTGGACAGAATCTCATAGTGGAAGCCCAGTTTTATATAACACTAATTTAAGTGTTAAAGATGGAGGTATGGGATTTAGAAATAGATTTGGATTAGAGCATGAAGGTGTATCTCAATTAGCTGCAAAAGGAAGTGCACCAAAAGATTCAAAAGTTAATGGTGGGTATCCTGAAATTACAAAAGATAATATTGAAGAAGTTTTAGGAATCAAATTAACTGATGAAGAAAAAGCTAAAATTGGTAAAAACTGGAAAGTGGATACTTCTAATATAATTGCTCAAAAATGTATGGAAGCAGGAATTGCACCATATGGAAATGCAAGAGCAAGAGCAAGAGTATGGACATTCCCTGATCAAATACCAATGCATAGAGAACCTTTACATTCTCCAAGACAAGATTTAGTTAAAAAATATCCTGCTTATGAAAATAAAGCAAACCATTTTAGAGTTGATACTCAATATATTACAAAACAATCTGAGCAAGATTGGTCAAAAGATTTCCCTATTAACTTAGTTACGGGAAGACTTGTAAATATGAATGGTGCAGGTATGGAAAATAGAGCATCTAAATATTTAGCTGCCTTAACTCCTGAAATGTTCTGTAGTATTAATCCAGACTTAGCAGGTCAATTAGGTGTTAGAAATGGTGATATGATTTGGATTCATTCTCCTGAAGGAACAAAAATTAAAGTAAAAGCAAAATATTCATATTCTGTTACACCAGATAGAGTATTTTTACCTTTCCACTTTGCAGGACATTTCCAAGGAGAAGATATTAGTCATAAGTATCCTAAAGGAACGAAACCTTATGCTGTTGGTGAAAGTGCAAATACTGTTACTAACTATGGTTATGACATTATTACACAAATCCCAGAAACAAAAGGCGGATTATGCCGAATAGAAAGAGCATAGGAGTAAGTTATGAATGAAATGTCAAGATTAAAATTCTATTGTGATGAAGGTAGATGTATCGAATGTGACGGATGTTCTGTTGCTTGTGCTGAAGCTCATGAATTACCTTCTGGAATTAATAGAAGAAAAGTAATTACAATAAATGAAGGTAAAGAGGGATTAGAATACTCTTTATCAATAGCTTGTATGCATTGTACAGATGCACCTTGTGAGCAAGTATGTCCAGTTGATTGTTTCTATATAAGAGAAGATGGAATTGTTCTTCATGATAAAGAGAAATGTATAGGTTGTGCTTATTGTTTATATGCTTGTCCATTTGGTGCACCTCAATTTCCAAGAGATGGAGCTTTTGGAACAAAAGGGGCGATGGATAAATGTACAATGTGTGCTGGAGGTCCTTTAGAAACTAATTCAAGTGAAGAAAGACACCTTTATGGACAAAATAGAATTGCTGAGGGGAAAGTTCCTGTATGTGCAGCAATGTGTTCAACTAAAGCATTATTAGTAGGTGATGCTCAAGAAGTAAGTAAAATATATAGAGAAAGAGTTCTATCAAGAGGTCACGGTGTTCAAACTTCACCAATGACTTGGAGTAGAGCATACGGAGCAAAATAAGGTTAAATTATGAAAAAAAGTATATTAATTATCTTTTTAGCTCTAGCTTCAGTAGCATTTGCTGCTACTGATAGTGCTATATATGGTAAAGATTTAATACCTAATATTTTAGGTTATGATAAAGAAGGTTCTTTACATTTAGGTCAATGGTTTACTATTTTACAAGGTAAATATTTTTCAATTGGATTCCTAGCAGTTGCATTTGGAGTTCCAGCAGTTTTTTTAATACACTATTTAATAATTGGACCTATGATTTTTTCTCATGACAGAAAAAAAATACATGTTTTTACATTATTTCATAGAGTAATTCATTGGCTAGCAGCAATTTCATTTTTAGTGTTAGTTCCAACTGGATTTGTAATGGTATTTGGTACAACATTTGGTGGTGGTGAATTTGTTAGAGTTTGTAAAGAGTTACATGCAATTTCAACAGTAATATTTGCTATTTCAGTTATACCAATGTTATTAATGTGGATAAAAGATATGTTCCCAACATTAGACGATATTAAATGGATGATGATTGTTGGTGGATATTTAAATAAAAGAAAAGATCCAGTACCAGCAGGTAAATTTAATGCAGGTCAAAAAATGTGGTTTTGGTTATGTACAATAGGTGGGATTGTTATGATATTAACAGGTGCTGCTATGTATTTTCAAGATTTTAAACTTGATGTTATTGTACAAATGGGATTATCACAAATTGACTTTTTAAGAGCAAGTGCAATAGTACATAATATATTAGGAATGGCAGTTGCTGCTTTATTCTTTGTTCATGTATATATGTCTGTATTTGCTATTAAAGGTGCAATTCATAGTATGATTACTGGATATAAAGAAGAAGAAGAAGTAGAAATTCTTCATAGTTCTTATTATAAAAAATTAAAAGAAAATAAAGAAATATAAAAACTAGTAAGTTTTTACTTACTAGTTTTTGTTATAATAGAAATATGCATTAATAACATATTAAAGAGTGATACAATGAGTAATGAAAAATATTTAAAAAAAGTTATAATTGATAAAATTTCAGGAAATGAAGCTATTGAATTTGATGATGTTACTATTGATGAGTCAAGGTTAAATCTATATTTAAATGGACAAAAAGCTATTTCAATGATGTGTATTCCAAAAGATCAAGATGCACATGCAATTGGTTTTTTAATGAGCGAAAATGTAATCTCAAATATTGATGATATAGAAACACTTACTGTTAGTGAAGAGGGTTTAAGAGTTGATATAAAAGCAAAAATAAATGAAGCTTCTTTAGAAAACTTATATAAAGAAAAAACACTTGTAAGTGGTTGTGGTGGTGGAGTTACTGGAAATGTAGAAGGTAGTGTAGAAATACCTTTTAATCAAACTTCATTTCAAGTAAAACCTGAAACAATTTCAACAGAAGTAAAAAAGTTTTATGAAGAGAGTGAATTATATAAATTAACAGGCTGTGTTCATAAAGCAATGATATATTTACTTGATGGAACAACAGTTACAGCAGAAGATATAGGTAGACACAATGCTATTGATAAAGTTGTTGGTAAATGTAAGCTTAATAGGCTTGATACAACAAAATCAGTTTTATTTGTTAGTGGTAGATTATCTTCAGAAATGGTTACAAAAGCAGTTATGCATAAAATCCCTATTGTAGTTTCAAGAACAGCACCAACTTATCTTGGCGTACAAACCGCACAAAAACATGGGGTAACTTTAATTGGATTTGCCCGAGGTAAAAAAATGAATTTATATACTCATCAAGGAAGAATAGATGTCTAGTATTGATGATAATTTAAATATTAAACTAGATAATATTCAAAAAGAATTAATTTTAACAAATTTGGATGAAGATGGAAAACTATCTTGTTTAAAGGCCTTTAAAGTTGCAAGACTTATAGGTAAAAAACCAAATGAAATGTCAGCTATTACAAAAAGTTTAGGTATTAAAATTACAAATTGTGAACTAGGTGTATTTGGAAAAATTAAATTTCAAGACCCTAATATAGAAGTGTACAATAGACTAAAACAAAATTATATGGGACATAAACAGCTTGAGTGTAAAGTTTTATGGGATGAAGCTCAAAATTCAACTTTAAGAACCGTTGGTTCTACTGTAAAAAATTCTGATATTGAAGTAACTCATTGTCAATTAGGATGTTTTAGAGAAAGAAAAGGACATAAAGATGCAAGTAAAAGTTAAAATTTGGATAGAAGATGACGAACAAAATTTAATCTTTGGTAGTGGTAAAACTGAAGTTTTAGAATATATTGATAGAACAGGTTCTATTGCTGATGCTGCAAAAGAAGTTGGTATGAATTATAAAAAAGCTTGGAATCATATAAAAATTTTAGAAAAATTTGTTGAAGATGATTTAGTAATAACTTTTAAAGGTAGAGGGGAAAATAGTGGAACATCATTAACTCCTAAAGCTAGAGAAGTAATTCAAACATATAAAATTTTACAGCACGATATTAAAAAATATTCAGAAGATAGATTTAAAGAATTATTTCAAAAAAATGGACAAGAAATTTTAAGTCCAAAGGAGAATAAATAGTGTACAAATTAAATTTTTTACTATATCCTAATGTGCAAAATTATCATATTACTAAAGAAAGTTCTCTTAATATTTTAGATGATAATGACACTTTCAATAGACTAAAAAAAGAGTTTTTATTTAAATACAAATTTGAAAATTTAAAAACTATTGATTTTTCAAAATGGGGAATTTTAGGCCTTTTTTTAGAACTAAAAGGAGAAATTGCAGTAAGTTTAGGTGAGAGTCAAGCAATTATTGATGCAGCACTTGAGTATGAAAAGCTGGGATTTAATATTACTTGGCTTACTTTAAATAAACAAGGAACTGTAAATTTAGATAATTTAAAGTTAAAAAAATTTGACTATATTTTTATCTCTTCATATGTAATGGATACTTTTGTAAAGATAAATTTAGAAGAAATAAAAAGTATAAGTAATGCAAAAATAGTTTCTAATGCAAGTGCTCATTTTGATAAAACAAGTGATATTGTTATTTTTGATTGCTATAAAATTTGTGGATATACAAGTTGTGCAATTATTTTATATAACAATGAATTTCAAGAGCAAAATTTAGCAAATATCGATGCTCTTGCTATTTATTTATGCTTTGAAAACTTAAAAACTCAAAACTTTAATACTTCAAATAAAAAACTATTTATTGAACAATTAAAGAAAAATTTTAAAGAGGATTTATATTTCTTTGTGGATACGCAAGAAACATTACCTTATACACTTCATTTTGGTTTAAAGAATATAAAAGCAAGAGAGATGATAAGAACTTTAGCTTTATCAAATATTTTTATTACAAATGGTGAGGGATGCTCTTTAGGTTTATCAAGACCTTCAAGAGTTATTCAAGCTATGGGGTATGATGAGCTAACAAGTAGAAATGCAATTTCTTTATCTTTTTGTGAAGAGTATTCTTTAGAAGAAATTGAAAAAATTGCTAAATTTTTCTATAAAAAGTATAAACAAATAAGGCTACTAAATGAACAATAAATTAACATATTTAGATTTTAATGAAGCAGTAAAAAAGAGTTTAGAACTAATTGTCCCAACTACATTAACACAAAAAATACCTCTTTTAGAGGCTTTAAATAAAGTTATTGCACAAGATATAATTTGTATTAAGAATTTACCTTCTTTTAATAATTCTGCAATGGATGGTTTTGCAGTTAAATTTGAAGATGCTGGAAAAAAACTAAATATAAAAAGAGTTATATACGCAGGAGATAAAGATGAGAAAATTCTTGCAAATTTACAAGATAATGAATGTTATAAAATAATGACAGGAGCTCAAGTTCCAAATGATGCGGATACTATTATTCCAATTGAAAATTGTTTGGAAGTTACAGATAAAACTGTATTAATTCCAAAGGATTTAAAAAAAGGAAGCAACTTAAGAATAAAAGGAGAAGAACAAAAAAAAGGTAATATTTTATTAAAAAAAGGTGAAGTAATAAGATCTTCACATATTACACTTCTTGCTTCACAAGGAATTGTAATGGTAGAAGTTTTTAAAGATATTTCAATTGCTGTTTTATCAACAGGAGATGAATTAAAAGAGCCTTGGGAAATTTCAAGTGAAGATGAAATTTATAATTGTAATTCATATGCCTTAATTTCTTTACTAAAAGAAAAAGGCTTTAATGCAACATATAGTGGAGTAATCCCTGATGATTTAAATAAATCTAAAGAGTTTATTTCTACTTTAAAAAATTATGATGTGGTAATTACAACAGGAGGTATTTCTATGGGAGATGCTGACTTTGTAGCACAAGCTTTTTTAGATAATGGTTTAGAACCAATTTTCCATGGAGTAAATTTAAAACCTGGTAGACCAATAATGATGGGAAAAATGAATAAAACTATAGTTTTTTCTCTACCTGGAAATCCTCTTACTGCAATGGTTAATATGCATTTATTTGCAATTCCTGCACTTAAAAAACTACAAGGAAGCTCTTGTTTTTATCATGATGTAATAAAAGCAAAAAATAAAAAAGAGTTTAAAACAAAGCAAGGAAGAGTAAATATTGTACTTGGAACTTGTGAAAATGGAATTTTTACAGTTACACGAGATAATAAATATGGTTCAGGAATGATTACTGTTTTGTATGAAAGTAATGCTTTATTGGTTACAAGTAAAGATACAAGTAGTATAAGTGAAGAACAAGAAGTAGGTGTTATTTCTTTTAATAACAAATTAATAAATAAACAAATAGATATTTTCAATTAAATTTACAAAAAAGGAAAAAAATGAAATTAAATAGATTTTCAATGCTTTTAGCATCACTTTCAATGGTAGTTTCTGCAAATTTATTTGCAGATGATTTAATGATGGCAACAACAACAAGTACGGATAATACAGGGTTATTAGACTATTTAGCTCCAAAATATAAACAAGATACTGGTAATACTTTAAAATGGGTTGCAACAGGTACTGGAAAAGCGCTTAAAATGGGACAAAATTGTGATGTTGATATTTTATTTGTACATGCACCAGCTTCTGAGAAAAAATTTGTTGAAGCAGGGTATGGAGAAAATAGAAAACAAGTAATGTACAATGATTTTATTATTGTTGGACCAAAATCAGATCCAGCAAAAGTTACTGGTATGACACCAGCACAAGCTTTAACTAAAATTAAAAATGATAAAGCAAACTTTTTTAGTAGAGGGGATAACTCTGGAACTAATAAAAAAGAGATTAGTTTATGGAAAACTGCACTTTCTGCAACACCTGATAAAGAGTCTTGGTATGTACAAACAGGGCAAGGTATGTTAAGAACAATTAATATGTCAGCAGAAAAAAATGGATATACAATGACTGATAGAGGAACTTGGATTAAGTATGTTTCTCAAAAAGGTGAAGACAATAGTATGAAAATCGTAGTAGAAGGTGATAAATCTTTATTTAACCAATATAGTGTAATTACTATTAATAAAGATAAATGTTCAAATGTAAATACAACAGCTGCAACTTCATTTACAAATTGGATAGTAAAAGAGGAAAATCAAAAATTTATTGCTGATTTTAAATTATTAGGTAAAGCATTATTTGTTCCTAACGCAGATAAATAAAAAGGTTTAAGGTAAAAAAATAGGATGAATCTATTTACAGATGGTTTTAATGAAGCATTACAACTACTTATTTCAGGGAATGATAGTGTTTATTCGGCAATTATAGTTACTGTTACAGTTTCTTCATGGTCATTATTTATAAGTTTACTAATAGGTCTTCCTTTAGGATTTTTGCTAGGATATTATAATTTTCCTGGCAAATCCGTAGTAAGAAT
This genomic window contains:
- a CDS encoding formate dehydrogenase subunit alpha → MSSSTYEALKAKVGRRSFIKMAALATASSAVSAFANNDGVTREATSEEVKNPFPGSKKVKTICTACSVGCGIIAEVHNGVWVRQEVAQDHPVSLGGHCCKGADMIDMVRSEVRLKHPMVKEKGQWKRISWDEAYDRISTKMKALREKESPDSTMFLGSAKMSTEQAYYFRKFAAMYGTNNIDHQARIUHSATVAGVANTWGYGAMTNSLGDIQNAKSIIIFGANPAVNHPVGFGHFLKAKERNNAQIIVVDPVFTKTAAKADYFCQIRPGTDIPFMYGMLHIIFKNGWQNDSFINDRVYGMDLIKEEAKKWTPEKVADVTGVSAEKLIQITTVYAKNTPGTLIWAMGLTQHTIGSSNTRIAPIVQLALGNMGTAGGGTNILRGHDNVQGATDMGCLSDTLPGYYGLADGSWKYFASQWNIDYDWLKNQFQSPEWMNKKGFTLARWWAGVLDGKDGNDKIHNGKTKLKALFVMGNGITSVAQQAKIKEGLDNLELLVLADPFVNEAGVLTDKQDDVFLLPAATQFETSGSVTATNRSVQWRTQVVEPLYESKPDQDILFELSKRLGFYDQYTAALRNGKDSFTWPEDATREIAKIIKTIGLTGWTPERIKKHTDNWHMFDQVSLRGYGAMKGEYYGLPWPCWTESHSGSPVLYNTNLSVKDGGMGFRNRFGLEHEGVSQLAAKGSAPKDSKVNGGYPEITKDNIEEVLGIKLTDEEKAKIGKNWKVDTSNIIAQKCMEAGIAPYGNARARARVWTFPDQIPMHREPLHSPRQDLVKKYPAYENKANHFRVDTQYITKQSEQDWSKDFPINLVTGRLVNMNGAGMENRASKYLAALTPEMFCSINPDLAGQLGVRNGDMIWIHSPEGTKIKVKAKYSYSVTPDRVFLPFHFAGHFQGEDISHKYPKGTKPYAVGESANTVTNYGYDIITQIPETKGGLCRIERA
- the fdh3B gene encoding formate dehydrogenase FDH3 subunit beta, yielding MNEMSRLKFYCDEGRCIECDGCSVACAEAHELPSGINRRKVITINEGKEGLEYSLSIACMHCTDAPCEQVCPVDCFYIREDGIVLHDKEKCIGCAYCLYACPFGAPQFPRDGAFGTKGAMDKCTMCAGGPLETNSSEERHLYGQNRIAEGKVPVCAAMCSTKALLVGDAQEVSKIYRERVLSRGHGVQTSPMTWSRAYGAK
- a CDS encoding formate dehydrogenase subunit gamma, which gives rise to MKKSILIIFLALASVAFAATDSAIYGKDLIPNILGYDKEGSLHLGQWFTILQGKYFSIGFLAVAFGVPAVFLIHYLIIGPMIFSHDRKKIHVFTLFHRVIHWLAAISFLVLVPTGFVMVFGTTFGGGEFVRVCKELHAISTVIFAISVIPMLLMWIKDMFPTLDDIKWMMIVGGYLNKRKDPVPAGKFNAGQKMWFWLCTIGGIVMILTGAAMYFQDFKLDVIVQMGLSQIDFLRASAIVHNILGMAVAALFFVHVYMSVFAIKGAIHSMITGYKEEEEVEILHSSYYKKLKENKEI
- the fdhD gene encoding formate dehydrogenase accessory sulfurtransferase FdhD; the encoded protein is MSNEKYLKKVIIDKISGNEAIEFDDVTIDESRLNLYLNGQKAISMMCIPKDQDAHAIGFLMSENVISNIDDIETLTVSEEGLRVDIKAKINEASLENLYKEKTLVSGCGGGVTGNVEGSVEIPFNQTSFQVKPETISTEVKKFYEESELYKLTGCVHKAMIYLLDGTTVTAEDIGRHNAIDKVVGKCKLNRLDTTKSVLFVSGRLSSEMVTKAVMHKIPIVVSRTAPTYLGVQTAQKHGVTLIGFARGKKMNLYTHQGRIDV
- a CDS encoding ModE family transcriptional regulator; translated protein: MSSIDDNLNIKLDNIQKELILTNLDEDGKLSCLKAFKVARLIGKKPNEMSAITKSLGIKITNCELGVFGKIKFQDPNIEVYNRLKQNYMGHKQLECKVLWDEAQNSTLRTVGSTVKNSDIEVTHCQLGCFRERKGHKDASKS